The genomic region CAGCCCCACGCAGCGGATGGCATAACCCACCTGCGCAGACGAAGAAGGTGCGGGACCACCTGCCCAGCCACGGGGTAGACAAGGACAGGGCCGGACTCCAACCCAGCCATCTTCTGTGGCATGTTCACCTCTGTCTCTGGACTGTGGGCGGGGAGGCAGGGGATCTGCACTGTCCGGGGTGGGGGGCCCAGTGCCCCTGACAGGCACCCAGGCAAGTCCTGTGGACCAGCCTTGCTGTGGGGCCCGGTCATCCCGGAGCACCTGCCTCGGGGGCCATGTCCGGTCACGTCCCCAGGGTCTCCCGAGCTTGGCTCTGGCCCCGTGTTCAGCAAGCTCCCTGGGTCAGCAGGTTCTTGGGGGACACACCCCAGGCAGCTCTGGCCTCGGGGAAAAGACGCTGTGTGGACAGGTGGGGCCAGTGGTCTCCCCTTTGGCCCCATCCTGAGTGGGCCCTGTGTGTCCAATGCCATCAGGAGACACAAAGCAGAGAGGCCCCCCTGACCTCTTGCCCTTGAGGACAGGCTCAGGTTCAGTCTCGGTTGGGGAAATCTGGGGCGACTGTCCCTGAGGCCCacatttatgaagcacctactctgtgccacgGGGTGGAGATGCTGGGCCCCATGGCCCCTGCCATCAGGGCACAGAGGTCAGGACCCCAGGAGGGGGCACAGCCAGGCTGAGGGTGGTGTATCTGAGGTCTGGGGCTGGTGTGGCCCAAGTTGGATGGGACAGTGGGGGGaatggaggggcaggggctgtgggacAGGGGCCGTGCATATCCTGCAGGTGGACTGTTGGGGGGCTCCCATGGGGctagtgaggggtgggggggaaaggcCAGCAGGCCacgggaggcaggggagaggcgGCAGGCCGTGGAGGGAGGAGGCACCCCCGCCCAAGCACAGCCGCTGTCCCGCCCCCTCCCCGTAACATTTTTGCAGCCAAtgctgccctctgctggtcaTGTTGGGCACTGCCCCTGGCGTTTGCCTCGCTGACCAGGATGGGGCCAGGATGAGCTGTGCCCTGGGGACCAGGCATACTTCCTGCTCCTGCGGCCTCCGCCGTGAGCCTGGAGCTGCGTGGCCTTGTGAACACTGTTGGGATATGCGTCCACCTGTGTGGGGAAGACCTGGGTGTCTGGCTCCAAGGTGTCCCCCGGAGGCTGAATTCAATCAACTCCCCCTCAAAGCCAAGTCCACCCCCCTGCGTGTCCAGGGGAACTTCCCACTGGGACAAGTAGGACAGCAGGGGACAACGGGGCCTGGCTTCAGGCCACAGTCCCAGGTGCAATTCTGGGCAGATGCCACATGTGGGCCagcatgggtggggtgggggcctgcCTGGCCCTTTAAGAGAGCTGCTAGGGGAGGGGGCCTGTTGCCCAGCAACAGGACGGCTTGTATGTACCTGTCGCCGGGAGACCAGAAGTGTCCTGCTGGGCACAGAGTGGCCCAGAGCTGCCCTGCTGACCTCCTTCGTCCCTCGTCCCTCGCAGGGGAGCGGGTTTGGCTGGCACCATGGCGCACACGGACGTGCTCTTGACCCAGCAGCTGGCCCCGCAGACGGTACCAGCCTGCGAGCTGCCCCGCAAGCTCTACGACGTGGCCCGGAACACGGGCGCCTACACGTCCTCGGGCCTGGCCACCGCTGGCTTCCGCTCGGCCAGGTACCTGGTGGACGAGTGGTTCCAGAACTGCTATGCCCGCTACCACCAAGCCTTCGCCGACCGCGACCGGTCAGAGGGGCAGCGCCACGAGAGCCGGCAGCTGGTGGCCGCGACGGAGGCCCTGGCACAGTGCACGCAGGAGGATTCCACCGGGAAGGTGGGCGCGCGCCTGCAGGACACGCACTGCTGGAAGTCGGAGCTGCAGCACGAGGTGAGTGAGCTGGGTGCCGAGACCGACCTGCTGCTGGCCCAGAAGCAGCGGCTGGAGCGCACCCTGGACGCCACCGCCGTGCCCTTCTCCATCACCACCGACAACCTGCAGTGCCGTGAGCGCCGCCAGCACCCCGACCTCGTCCGCGACCACGTGGAGATGGAGCTGCTGAAGGTGCGTGGCCCCTTCCGCCCCGAGAGCCGCAGGCCCGGCCGCCCTCCCCACTCTCCAGGGAGCGAGGCCTGCCCAGGGCCGAGGGCCGCGGGTTCACATGTGCCCCCATGACGCGGGCTGACACCGGGTGGGCGCACGCGGGCGCGGGGAGCCCGTGCCCCCCTGCACACACAGGAATACGCAGAACATGTAACCCTTGGCGCGTGCAGACACGTGTAGAGCGCACGCCCAGGTCCACACCCAGGCACAGAGACGCTGGCTCTGTTTGTAGGTTGGGGACCAACAAGGTGCTAGGGCAGGGGGGTCAGTGCTCAGGCCATCCAGGACGGAGGTGCCATCCCTGACCCCAGAAGGGTGCCCGGTCTGACCTTCCTGGAGCCCGGTCCTCACAGTGGACCCTGGGTGAGGCTCAGCTCCTTGCAAGGTGGGCCCCAGCTTGGACCTGCTGGTTTGGGGACACTATGGCCTGGGGGCAGGTCCTAGTGTAAGGGTTTGAGAAGGTATGGGGGCTGGAGCTGGACCTCACATCAGCTCACCCCAATCCCATGTCCAGGGCCCCTGcagggcccccacccccattatGGCTTATCCTGGGGTAAGGGTGACAGAAGTCACACCTGGACATGTGTTGGGGACATTTGCCTGAGGATGGGACACTCAGAGGCCACTGAGGCAGCGAGGGGTCTGGCCAGGTCCATCTGCAAGCCCTGatgcccctccacacacaccccaagGATGGGGAGGGGCCTGAGTTGAGTCCTGTGGGCGGCTGCCTGAGgtctgggaggcaggcagggccagggtcctgggtcccttGGGTCCTGGCACCTGCTGGGAAGCCCCTCAGGTCACCCTAGGTCATTCAGATTAAGCCTGACTCTGAGCTCTTGAAGGCCTTGCACACCATTGCGCTCCCTTCCCTGATGCCTGTGGTGGAAATCCAGGCCCAGCCCAGTATTTAAGTGTGGATGGGTGAGGGTGGGATGGAGGCCATGGTCATACTACAAGGAGTCTTTCCCATTCCACGCTCAGTGCACCTGTCCTTGAGGCAGCCCCACAAGGATCAGGTAGTTGCCCAGGCCAGTCCCCTGCTCCAGGCACCTCTCAGAGCCTGGGGGGGAGGTGCTTACCTGTGAACTGCAGGGTGTGGGCATTCCTGGGAGATGCAGGGCGCCCCCTGCACACTCCAAGCTCAGCCCAGAACCTTGagtccctcccctctcccaggcccCAACCCCCTCCTTGGTCCCCCACCACCTCACCCCCACACTCAGCTGCTCAACAACCTCCCAGGGCTCTGGCTGCAACGCCCCTGCCCTGAGCCAAGAAacttaccccctccccccacccctcccaatgTGAAAACACCAATGGTCCAGGGACAGGGAGACAGAGCCAGAGGACAGACCCTGACATACGTGGGTTTAGAGCCAGACGGAGGCCAAAAtccaaatggggggagggggactgtGCACAGAAAACAGAGCCATTGTAGTAGCAGAAAGACACACAGGGTCCCCCTTGAATGCTCAGTGGAGGAGAGAGGGCCTCTCTGAGCCCAAGGCCCCGAGGGGCAGGCCGGGAGGGCCCCTCGTTCCCAGGGTGTTGTTGGCCACCAGtgctcggggcgggggggctgcagGGATGGCCCCTAGAGcccaggggctgctgggtgggTGCCAGGCAAGCGGGAGCTGCCTCTGGTGGCAGTCCCAGCAGCTGGTAGAAGCCCCCAGGATAAAACCCCACGCTCTGCTACACCAAACAGAATGTTCAAAAGCCCAGAACAAACCCAATGAGAAAGAGCTGGGCTCATCCCTCGTCTTCCAGGAAAGAGACGGGAGGTCAACAAGCTGGCTTTCCAGCCCGAGGTTTCCCAGCCAGGGGTCAGGTGTTGGCCTGGGCATTTAAGGGGCTGACCATGGGCCCACACCAGCCTGGCCATCCTCAGATCCTCACCAGGGAGTGGGGTCTTCTCCCCCAGGAGGCCGAGCTTATCCGGAACATTCAGGAGCTCCTAAAAAGGACCATAATGCAGGCCGTGAACCAGATCCGGTGGGTCTCAGTGGTCCCACACCCGCCCCTGTCTCCTCACCCCTTGGGCTGGCTCTGGGCAGGAAGTTGGGGTGAGCAGGTCGGAGTCTCAGAGAGGTGGGGGCTTGTCCCAGGTCTCAGCCAGGAGTACAGAACAGGTAGGGGCAACTGGTGGGGGTGCAGACTCCTGcatggcctgggggcctgggcgTCCAGAACCCAGGTCAGCTttccagggcagggagcaggtgcTCCTGGACGCTGTTGGCCAGGCAGAGCCTGGGAGGCCTGAGGACCCCCGTACTGGGCAGATGAGGTGGCCTGGTTCTCAGTGGAGAATGGGGGGGTGTGCTTGCTCCTGGGGGTGGCACCCAGTGCCCCACCCCAAATGCAGACCCCGCCCACCCCAGGCTGAACCGTGAGCACAAGGAAACGTGTGAGATGGACTGGTCTGACAAGGTGGAGGCCTACAGCATCGACCAGACCTGCGCCCTCTACCACAACCAGAGCACGGAGGTGCAGTTCTACCCGCACACTGCCAAGTTCGAGGAGAGGTGGGCCacctcagccccagcccctcccagggacCCTCCCCCAAACACCTGTCTCCACTCCGGCGCCCTCTGCTGGGGACCCTCCCCCAGGTCCCCGGCCCCTGATGCCCTCACACGGAAGGCCCTCGGTGCAGCTCTTCTGCTCCTAGGCTGGGCCGGCCAGCAGGACCCCGCAAGCGCCCAGCCCCGCACAGGTCACCAGGGGCTTGGGGACTGCGGAGGGAGGCAGGACCTGGGGGCTTACCTGCAGCTCCTCGAGCGGCTGACAGGGGGCGCGCAGCCACCACACAACGCCGCGCAACCTCGGGGGCGCTGGGGGCGCGAGGGGGGCACCGGGACGCAGGGTCCGGTGTGTGCGGGGGCCGCGGAGCCGCGCTGGGGGTGGTGATTTGTGCTGGAGCGCAGTGGTCTCGGGGAGCGGGGAGCGCGGGAGGGCCGGGTGGGCTGGAGCCGTTGGCGAGTGCCCCCACCGACCGCGGCGCCCGCCGGTCCCTGCCCGCAGCGCCTCCACGCCGGAGACGTGGGCCCGGTTCACCCAGGAAAACCTGTACCGCGCGGAGCGCGAGCGCCTGGCCTCGGTCAACCTGCGGGTACTCATCGACTGCATCCTGCGGGACACGGCCGAGGACCTGCGGCTGCAGTGCGACGCTGTGAACCTGGCCTTCGGGCGCCGCTGTGAGGAGTTGGAGGACGCGTGCCACAAGCTGAAGAACCACCTGCACAAGGTGaagccccgcccccgcgccccggCCACGCCCCCATCtgcccgggccccgcccccgcgcccagGTCACATCCACCCGCGCCGGTcccgcgccggccccgcccccgcttgcccgggccccgcccccgcgccccgccctgGCCCGGCCCCACCCAGGCCACGTCCGGTCCCCTGCCCAGGCCAGTCCCTGGAGCTGAGCATCTGTAACTACAGAGCGACCAAACTCCTTGtggcccagccccgcccctggcTTGGTCACACCCTGGCCTGGTCCCGGCCCCTCCTCTGTCCTGTCCATCCTGAGGGACCCCAGGCTCAAGGCAGGCACTCCTCCTTGGGCCCTCACTAAGCCAATGAAAAACCAGGTGACATTGGGAGTGGCTGTCAGGCATGAGAAAGAGGGAAGGTGGCAGGCGGTGGCCGGGCCTGGTAGGGCTCTGACCCTGGGCTCTCAGGGTGCCCTTTGCTGCCGCCACGTCTCTTCGGTTCTTCACCAGGGTAGGGGGCCTGGTGACCAGCAGGGTGGGGTGGAGCACTCAGGCCAGAGCTGTGGACATCAGGCTTTGCTGTCCCACCCCGACCCTCTGGGTGCCCTTGGCAGGGCCGAGGTGGCTGTACACATCTTCCTGCCTCCATACGTCCCCCCCAGTCCGTGGACAGGGCCGgcgaggaggaggggtggggtgggggtcacGCCGGCACCCCCAGGGACTGTCCTGTGTGCAGACACTGCGGGAGGTCACGGACCAGGAGCACAACATTGCAGCACTGAAGCAGGCCATTAAGGACAAGGAGGCACCTCTGAAGGTGGCCCAGACCCGTCTGTATCAGCGATCACACAGGCCCAACGTGGAGCTGTGCCGGGACGCCGCCCAGTTTAGGTGCCGCCGTGGCTGTGGTCCCTGGGGCGGTCCTGAGCGGGACAGCTCACCACCCACCCTCCGTGCCggtccccaccccccgcccccctgccagCCGGGCCTCCCTTGGCCTCTGGGCCCCATGAACACCCCGCTCCTCGCAGCCTGCAGGCCTGTCGCAGAGACACACAGGCTTGCACACGGAGCTGTCCCCACGGCCCACCCCCGCCCAGCACGACTAGACACAGATGTGCCTTTCGGGCACTAAGTGTCAGGGACAGCGTAGCTCTTCCTGCTTCACCCCGTGCTGCACAATCGTCCCTGAAAGGGATCTCGGGGTCTGAGAGGCTGAGCCGCTGAGGCCCCCGGCTGCCCTGCCCACACCACCTTGGGCATGCCATCCAGACCCCCGACAGCACGAGTGGCCCCGGCCCTGGCTCAAAGCCAAGGTGGGATCGTGTCCCTAGTGTTCCTGACTTACCGAGTACCAGCTGTCCTCGTCAGCAGAATACCCCTGCCCAgcattcttccctcctgccctcagcACACCCCGGGGACTGGGGCCTTGTGCAGGGCCAGGGGTCCGTCCAGCCGGCCTCCAGGCCCCAGGAATAAAGGGAACCGGGAGCCTCAGCGCACCCCTGGCATTGCATAGAATTGCTGCATGGTGTCACTGCACTCAGCCCTGCAGAGCCCTGCCCATGCGGGCTTTCCCCTCCagccagggggcggggcaggccaGGAGAAGTCCCAGCTCAGGCCCAGCGCCGTGGCCCTGCGGGCACGCTACACACCCTCTCCCACATGCCGTAGGGCCTGTGTGGCATCCTGGCCCAGCCCACTCCACGTGGCTGGCAGGTTTCCCTTTGGGACTTTTGGGTCCTCTTACGGCCCAGCAGCTTGGCCTGGACCCCTCATCAGGGCTCCTGGGCCTTGCCTGTCCCAGCCTGGAGGCCCCAGCTcacacctccctccccccgccccacaggTTGGTGAGCGAGGTGGAGGAGCTGAACGTGTCCCTTGCGGCACTGAAGGAGAAGCTTCTAGAAGCAGAGCAGTCTCTGCGCAACCTGGAGGACACGCGCATGAACCTGGAGAAGGACCTGGCCGTCAAGACCAACAGCCTCTTCATCGACCGCCAGAAGTGCATGACCCACCGTGCCCGCTACCCCACCATCCTCCAGCTGGCTGGCTACCAGTGACCGGGGCTGGCACCACGGCGCGTGCCCCTCCAATAAAGAGCATGTTAACTTTCTACTTGTCCAtgtggttctgggtggagtccaGATGCTGCAGCCTGGGCAGGTGGGCTTGATCTACAGACCCACCCGGCCAggctggtgggaggtgggggctcaGAGCCTTTGCCAGGGCCATCCTTGCTGCCTGGGCGGCCCCGGTTACCACCTGGAGAGGATTGTAAGGCCCCTGCGTTGCGCACCTTGGACCAGTGGCCTGGCCCCCCAGGAGCTCTGAGCCCGCGGAGGCTCAGACGGGGGCCCTCTGCCCTCCTGAGCCGCCTGCAGGATCCTGCAGAGGAAGTGTCCCCTCCTGCCGCCACAGAAGCCACAGCACTTGTCACTCCAGCAATGACCAGAGCCCCAGCTTTTTCCTCCATGTGCCCTGGACACTGTCCCTGTGCGACTGGCCGGCTCTGCCCCGAGGGACTGGGCCCAGGGTTGCGGGCATCCATGCAGTGCCCCAAAGCTCCTGCAGGGCGCCAGGCAGGGCCTGGGACAGTGAGTGGGCAGAAGACCCGTGGGGCCTCTCCCTGCCAGCTCCACCTGGCCCTGGGTGGGCACCCAGGGGGACAGATGCCTGGGGACCCTGAGCCGGGGGGGCCCTCCACTCCTAGCCACCTTGGTCACCTTGGGTAGCCAGTGTCCTGTCCAGCCTCTTCTTAACCAGTGGGTGAGTCGGGCTGAGGTACAGTGGATAGAGGGTTCCCAATGCCCACCTGGCCACGCACCATTCCTCGCCCTGTGTCCAAGGCTCCGTGTCAGGGCTCCGTGCAAGGAGGCCTCTGTCACTGTCCCCACCCCGCCCTCGACAGACAGCTCCCGGTCACTGTCTGCCCGCCCAGGGCAGCTCATCAACAGGACTCAGGGGAGCATCCGTCCCGCCGCTGGGAGCTGTTAACTCCCTCTGCGTGCGCTCGGGCCACTTGGCCCCATCGTAGCCAGGGCGGAGGCAGCGTCCCCTGTGCAGAGGGCCTTCTcgtccaggccccgcccccggtgGCGGCGGCTGGGATCTGAGGGGCGAGGTGGCGGCTGAGCACAGCTCATTGTCTCGGGTGGGCTGGGGGCCCCGGGCTGGGAGGGCACAGCACAGCTCCCGGGGGCTGCACGCTCACTGTCTGTGGCTGTCTCATGGCTGCCTGTGAGCTGGAAAGTTTGTCCTCCTGTGGAGACAGACCACCAGGCCGTGGAGCTGAGGGACGGCTTCCCGGAATCCCGACCCCCACCGCCTGGCCAGGCTCATGGGAAAGGTGAGGGCACGATGCAGCCCGGGGGTCTCCAGCAGCCTTGGACACCTTGACCCTGCTGGGCTCACGGTGGCGCAGCTGTGGACCCGGGGCCCTGAGGCCACCGGGGtcctggggagagggagcagggtcaCGTCAGGCCACCAGAGCGGTAGGAGGGGTGCCGTCAACCCTGGGCCCGCACTTCAGTCTCTGTCTGGgggtggatcccaggactctggggggtgggctggggcggggcaagcgtggtgggggtggggggagaggaatgTTCAGGGGCTGCAGTGtcgccccctccccgctccccctgcAAGCCCCCGATGCCCCAGAGCTGCCCCAGCACAGCTGGGTTACCCCTGGCTTCCTTGGGTTTCCCTGTCTGTGGAGCCCTCCAGCCTGGCCCCACGGTCACTCTCACAGTGAGTGAGTGAGCCCGCATGGTGCCGGGTTCCGGAGCCTGCGTCCAGGCCTCCCAGGACCCCCTGCATTGCCCCCTTTGGTGAAGTCTGTGGTAACAGGCACCTGGCCTACTCCCCGGACCCCCATCTAGGACTGCTGCTGCACTGGAGGCTTTGGGGCATCTGGTCCCACCTGCCCAGGCTCGAGTCAACGGTCAGTGTGGCCTTCCTGGGCTGCAGCGggctggagacagggagggagccCAACCCCCCTGCGGCTGACGCTGTGGCCCTCTGTGGGCCGCGACCCGTGGGGCCGTGACGCTCAGCCACGCTCCTGTTGTCACGGAGATGTGAGGCGGCGTGTCTAAGGAAGGCTATTTCTGTCCAGGTCCTCCCGCCACCTGCTGAGTCACCCTCAGCCCCTGCTGACCACCTGCACCCAAGCAAACACTCTGCAGCCAGGGGCCCACCCACCCAGACCGCAGGGACCCCAGGGCCCCTTCCAGCCCCTTCATCCCACACCTGCCCCTCTTGAGGAGGCACACCCCACATACAGGGCAAATTTAGCTcactgtcccccctcccccagggaagTACAGTGACGGCCCATCTCCCGGGGTGGGGGCAGCTCTGCTTGCTGGTGTCAGGAGAGGTGCAGAGCAAGGGACATTGGGGGCCTGCAGCATGGCCAGAGTCTGCCAAGACCCCCAGTGGCTAGGCTCTTCCTGCTTCCGTCCACCACAGGGGACGCCCCCAGCCCCTCTGAGCCCATCgatgtccattttacaggtgggtaaactgaggcttggaCCCAGGGAGCAGCAGAGCTCGGGCCGCAGAGGCCATAGGGGTACTTCCAGAGAGGCCCCCCCGACCTGCCCTGGGCCCACCGGCCCCCCCAGGGACGCCGTGCTGGGAAGTAGGCGCTGCCTCATGCGCCCCCCCGAGTGGCTCTGGCGAAGCCGCCTGGTCTCAGAGCCAAGCCCGCACCCGGCACGCGCTGACAAGGTGTGGGGACATGTGGGGCTGGTGAGTCAGGGCACAGGGCCTCGGGCTTCACCCCTCCTCCATCGGTGCCCCCTGCAGACGGGGGGCGGTGAAGACAGCCGTGCCCAAAGGGGGGGACCGGGCTGTCTGCTGTGGTGTGAGCTGGGAGCTCCAGGGCTCGGCTCCAGCTGGTGCGGCCCTGCCCACGGCCCTCACACCTCGTGCCCCCTCAGCCTGGCCAGGGAAGCCCCCACAGGCGGGGCcgctcctgtctccctctcttccGTCCGGGACCCTCCCTGGTCATCAGTCCCCCAGGCCATGACTGCTGCCTCCCCCACAGGCTGCGGgcttgggtgggggggatgctTACCAGGGAATCACGTGTTCCCACATCCAGAGGCCAAGGCGCCGGGCCCGGTCCCTCGGCCCAGTGTCTAGCTGTGCAGACCCAGAGCAGGGACAAGGCCAGGCTCTGGTGTGGGCTCGGCTTTGGCTCGCAGTGGGTGCAGCCAGCCCCTTCCTGCActcctgggggggaggggggcactcaCAGGGTCCGCCCTTTATCTTCCGAAAGGCTGGGCTAAGGCCGAGGAACCCCCATGGGAGGTCACGGCACATCTGCCCTGCTGGACACCGGAACCCTGGGATGgcacagagggaggtgggggcagacaTTGGCCAGAGACGGGAGGGTGTCCCTGTCACCGGCTGGGCCTGGTGCAGGCATGGTGGCCCTGGTCTGTGCCCCCCCACGTTGGCCTCCAGCCCCTCACCAGACTCCGCCCAGTCTCAGCTCCGGCCTGCCTCCCTGCCAAGTGTCTGCACCCCAGACGGAGGACAATGGCCAGCCCAAAGAGCTGTCCCCCGACTCACCAGTCCCAGACACCCCAGGCCCCCCGACCCCCAGACCCATGCCATGGCACAGAGGCTGGCAGGAAGACCCTGGGGCCCCCATGGCAGGGCCGCGCAGCTCCTGCGGCAGGTGCGGGCggagggcaggctggggggcGGGAGGCAAAGCCCCGCGCGGTGCCGGCCCAGGAGCTCTGAAGCTGGCTCAAGGCTTGTTGGTCTTGGATGGTCCAGGGGAAGCCGTGGGCGCCTGGGGTGGGCATGAAAGGGCTCTTTCACGGGCCTTCAGGGCAGTGACCCCGGAGACAGCCAGGCAGGCAGCGGCGCCCGACTGCGTAATGGTAACAAGGGGtatgggggtgggtagggggtcCTCACAGGCACCCCGGGCAGGCTGAGCTTGGAGGGGGTCGTCTGTGCTCCCCTCCAGGCCTCAGAAGGAGGGAGGCTCCAGCCCAGACCATCTGCTGGGCAGGCCCAGGGGGCCACAATGCTGGAGACCCCAGGCACAGGCCTGCCTTTGGAGTGAGATCCCCCAGAGGGTCCTGTCAGGTCCCTCCACGGGAGGAATCCAAGGGTCCAGCGCAGCCAGGAGGGCAGGTCAGGGTCTGCTGGGCTCCGGGGGGTGAGGTGGTAAACAGAAGGGATCTCCCCTCCAGGAAAGCTCAGCCTGAGAGTGGGTCACACCCCCACCATGCAAGAGGAAGAAACGCATCCTGGGCTGCAGTCcctgagggcttcctggaggaaggtccTGTGTCTTTTCTCAGCAGGGCTGCATGACAGGGAAGAGCAAGGACCCCGAACTCACACTCCTGCCCTTATAGGAGATCTGCCCTGGCTGAGCGTCCCGGATGCATCCAGGGGAAGCACGGATGGGCCAGGTGTCAGGCAgggtctcctgggggaggggaggcagaagcaggaggcCTAGGCCTGGTGGGGATTAAAGACCATTTTTTCCACCCTGGGGAGACTCCCAAGTTGCTTTCCCTCCTCTGGCAGCTCAGGGGGGTACCACCCTCTGCCCAGCTAGGCAGCTGGGGAGAAACTGCCTCGTGGAGGGCGCCACCCAATCTGGGCCCGGAGCCCAGCCTCCCGGCGCTGGGGCCCTGCCCTTCCCTGAAGCAgcccagctgcccctccctgaGGGCTCCGCCGGCCACTGGTGGGTGGGGGCCTTGGGGAGCTGAATCAGAGCCCATCCCCCCATGACGGCTCCCCCTGAATCTGCCAGGTGCGGGGTCCCC from Halichoerus grypus chromosome 6, mHalGry1.hap1.1, whole genome shotgun sequence harbors:
- the TEKT4 gene encoding tektin-4, whose translation is MAHTDVLLTQQLAPQTVPACELPRKLYDVARNTGAYTSSGLATAGFRSARYLVDEWFQNCYARYHQAFADRDRSEGQRHESRQLVAATEALAQCTQEDSTGKVGARLQDTHCWKSELQHEVSELGAETDLLLAQKQRLERTLDATAVPFSITTDNLQCRERRQHPDLVRDHVEMELLKEAELIRNIQELLKRTIMQAVNQIRLNREHKETCEMDWSDKVEAYSIDQTCALYHNQSTEVQFYPHTAKFEESASTPETWARFTQENLYRAERERLASVNLRVLIDCILRDTAEDLRLQCDAVNLAFGRRCEELEDACHKLKNHLHKTLREVTDQEHNIAALKQAIKDKEAPLKVAQTRLYQRSHRPNVELCRDAAQFRLVSEVEELNVSLAALKEKLLEAEQSLRNLEDTRMNLEKDLAVKTNSLFIDRQKCMTHRARYPTILQLAGYQ